Proteins from one Oryza sativa Japonica Group chromosome 12, ASM3414082v1 genomic window:
- the LOC4352257 gene encoding DNA repair protein RAD51 homolog B yields the protein MSSSGAAAAAAATAEEAAAGGEHGPFPIEQLQASGIAALDVKKLKDAGLCTVESVVYSPRKDLLQIKGISEAKVDKIIEGASKLVPLGFTSASQLHAQRLEIIQVTTGSRELDKILDGGIETGSITEIYGEFRSGKTQLCHTLCVTCQLPLDQGGGEGKALYIDAEGTFRPQRLLQIADRFGLNGADVLENVAYARAYNTDHQSRLLLEAASMMVETRFAIMIVDSATALYRTDFSGRGELSARQMHLAKFLRSLQKLADEFGVAVVITNQVVAQVDGAAMFGPQIKPIGGNIMAHASTTRLFLRKGRAEERICKVVSSPCLAEAEARFQISPEGVTDVKD from the exons ATGTCGTCGTCgggtgcggctgcggcggcggcggcgacggcggaggaggcggcggcgggcggggagCACGGGCCGTTCCCCATCGAGCAGCTCCAG GCATCTGGTATAGCTGCACTTGATGTGAAAAAGCTCAAAGATGCTGGTCTCTGCACGGTGGAGTCTGTGGTCTACTCACCAAGGAAAGACCTTCTGCAAATTAAAGGGATTAGTGAAGCCAAAGTCGATAAGATAATTGAAGGAG CTTCGAAGCTGGTTCCACTGGGATTTACAAGTGCCAGCCAACTTCATGCACAGAGACTTGAGATTATCCAAGTTACAACTGGATCAAGGGAACTTGATAAAATCTTGGATG GTGGAATAGAAACTGGGTCCATTACAGAGATATATGGTGAATTTCGCTCAGGGAAGACTCAGTTGTGCCACACTCTGTGTGTTACATGTCAG CTCCCATTGGACCAAGGTGGTGGTGAGGGAAAAGCTTTGTATATTGATGCAGAGGGCACATTCAGACCACAAAGACTCCTCCAGATAGCAGACAG GTTTGGGTTGAATGGTGCTGATGTACTTGAGAATGTAGCTTATGCAAGAGCATATAATACTGATCATCAATCAAGACTTTTACTGGAAGCAGCTTCCATGATGGTGGAGACAAG GTTTGCTATTATGATTGTAGATAGTGCAACAGCCTTATACAGAACAGATTTCTCTGGTAGAGGGGAGCTGTCAGCAAGGCAAATGCACCTGGCCAAGTTTCTTAGGAGCCTTCAGAAGTTAGCGGATGAG TTTGGCGTGGCGGTGGTAATCACGAATCAAGTTGTGGCGCAAGTGGATGGTGCTGCAATGTTTGGGCCACAGATCAAACCTATCGGCGGGAACATCATGGCTCATGCTTCCACAACAAG GCTTTTTCTTCGAAAGGGAAGAGCGGAGGAGCGGATATGTAAGGTAGTAAGCTCTCCCTGTCTTGCTGAAGCTGAGGCGAGGTTTCAGATATCACCGGAAGGCGTCACAGATGTTAAGGACTGA